GAAATTAACTCGTGGTCGGCGGAAGTAGATACAACAAAATTCAAAACTGACACAGGTTTACAATCAGGTGCAGTTGCCGGGAACTATTCTCTTATCATCGGGCCGTTCTGCAAAGAGGTTTTTCATTTTGTTATTGTAGATAATTCAACATCTTATAATGAGACTTTCAAATCCGATTCAAGTTTAAATTCGAATGATAAAACAGACTCATCAACGCAGACGAAACAATCGCCGTTGCCTGTATTGATTATAATATTCAGTATGGGATTAGCAGTTTTATTCAGGAGATGACATTTAGGTTTATGAACTACATCAAACGATCGGGGAGAACAGAAAAAACCGGAGGTGTGATTATTAATTTCCTTAATTCCCCAAAATTTTTAATTTTTTTATTATTAATAGCGTTTATAATCATTCCCGCACAGGCATTATCTCCCCTGTGGGTATCAAACCTGACAGAGATCGACCAGGACATCCAGGATACAAGTGGCCGGCACTTCCTGTTGTTCCTGGCAATTTCAGATGACGGCAAAACAATTGCCGCGGCATCATTTGACGGCAGCATATATCTCATGAATGAGACCGGAGAGGTACTCCGGAATATAACAGGAGGAAATAAATCCTCTGAAATCCTTTCATTTAGCCTTTCATCCGACGGTAACTTTCTTGCCCTGTCAAGTGTTAGTTCCGGCCCGCCATTGAATCCATTGAATCTCCCGAAAAATATCACTCTCATGGACAGAAACTGCGAGGAACTGTGGAATCATCCGACCCGGACATTCGTATACGATTCGAAAGTATCGTCGGACGGGTTATTCAGCGTATTCGGGGATTATGAAAATATCACTTGCGTAGATAGGAACGGATCGATCCTGTGGATTTACCCGGTTGACGCTCTTGTGCTCTCACTTGATATCCCGGACAACTGCGAATATATCGTCGCTGTAACGGATAACCAGAAGGCATTCTGTTTGAACAGAAGCGGATCGGTAGTATGGGAAAATAAATTCCGGTCGCCCTACGACATAAAAATCTCCGCCGACGGGAATTACGTTTGTCTTACAACATACCTGAGAAAGATGTACCTCATGGAAAGTACCGGAACACCTCTCTGGAACAAGACATTGCCGCCGGGAACAAAGTTTGCAAAAAGCGGGATCTCCTACAAAGGCGATGAAATTGTGGTACGAACAACCGGAGCCGTTTTAGGATACGACCGATCGGGATTGCTCAAGTGGAATTATACTACGGAATATCAGCAATCCCTAACTCATCCGATATCGGCCCCGATCTTTTTACTCTCAAAAGACGGCCGGCATTCGATTGTTGCAGCCAACGATTCCCTGCTCCTCCTTGACGGCGAAGGAAACGAAACAGGATCATTCTCCTTCGATGAAAAAATTTATGGCGTGGCCATATCATCCGACGGCTCGAAAATTGCGGCGATCACATCTGATGAATTGTATTATTTCGACAATCCCGATGCAGAATTAAAGGATTCTGTTGCTGTCCCGGAAGACAACTTACAAACAACAAACACAGAAGAGAAAACACCACCTGCAACGGAAACAAAACAATCGCCGCTGCCTGAATTGATTATAATATTCAGTATGGGATTAGCGGTTTTCTTTCGGGTTAGGCCATGAAAAAGAATCATCTAATCTGGATCCTGACTGGACTGACTGTTATAATATTAATAGCGGTAGCGGCTTTATGGTTTTACGAACCTGCACAAGCCCCCGAAGGCCCAGGAACAGATTCATACACACAGAGGTTAGTACACCTACCCTCATCACAACTTTTCCAACCTTCGACAGTCGAGCTGAAAGCAGGCGAGACGGAAGAGGAGAACATTACCCTGGGAACGAGGGGGGAAGGGCCGGGGATGGTTCACTATTCCGTCTCTCCCCGTGTTAAGGCTGGCTACCCAAAAGAAGAACTTTCATGGCCGGACGGTTTGAATATCAGTATCGAACCTTCGGACTTCATGGCATACCCGAATGAGACCTATATATCGACCCTTACCGTTACGGCGACTCCAGACCTATCACAGGGCGAGTATCTGTTTCGTTTAGGTTACCACTTCGAGGGTGTCGAGGAAGGAGAGAGATGGCTTACTGTTGTAGTAAATTAAATATCCCAGGGTAAGATAATCATCCCTGGCCCCAGATCAATTTCCCGGAATAAAACATGAAAACGAAGACACAGCATACCATTATCATCTGCATGTTTGCAACATCCGGAATTGCGACGATAAAATTCCCCGGGATCAGGTCAGAAAAGTGGTGTCTGAATGAATAAACGAACAATACTCATGATAATAGCTGCAATTGCAGTAATCATTGTTCTTAGCATGACTTTGGTATATCTGGTGGAACCTGTTTCCGATGACAATAATGAAGACGAAATTCCCCCCACATTGGTAACTCCCGGAAAATCTCATTTCGGTTCATCAGAGGAATACCTGTTCCCCGAATCCGGAGAAATTAAGGCAGGGGAAAATATGACTTTCAGATTAATGATCGAAAAGAATAAAGAATTGATCATGAATGAAACGATCAATGTCTCCCGTGTGAATGAGGCTTATTCCGACGAAAAACTCCCTTTGCCTGAAGGTATGAATATCTCCTGTACGCCTTCTGCATTTATTTCATACCCCGGAGAAAGTTATAATGTGAGCCTGATCCTTGCGACAACTGAGGAAACTCCTGAAGATGTTTATCATTTCATGGTCCAGAGATCTTTTGATTCGGGAATTACGACATTATGGTTTGACTTAAATGTCACTTCTTCAGGTTTAGCAGACTGATTTGAGCAAGACATGAAAAAAAAGACAAAGCAT
Above is a window of Methanolacinia paynteri DNA encoding:
- a CDS encoding outer membrane protein assembly factor BamB family protein, whose protein sequence is MTFRFMNYIKRSGRTEKTGGVIINFLNSPKFLIFLLLIAFIIIPAQALSPLWVSNLTEIDQDIQDTSGRHFLLFLAISDDGKTIAAASFDGSIYLMNETGEVLRNITGGNKSSEILSFSLSSDGNFLALSSVSSGPPLNPLNLPKNITLMDRNCEELWNHPTRTFVYDSKVSSDGLFSVFGDYENITCVDRNGSILWIYPVDALVLSLDIPDNCEYIVAVTDNQKAFCLNRSGSVVWENKFRSPYDIKISADGNYVCLTTYLRKMYLMESTGTPLWNKTLPPGTKFAKSGISYKGDEIVVRTTGAVLGYDRSGLLKWNYTTEYQQSLTHPISAPIFLLSKDGRHSIVAANDSLLLLDGEGNETGSFSFDEKIYGVAISSDGSKIAAITSDELYYFDNPDAELKDSVAVPEDNLQTTNTEEKTPPATETKQSPLPELIIIFSMGLAVFFRVRP